The following are encoded in a window of Syngnathus scovelli strain Florida chromosome 4, RoL_Ssco_1.2, whole genome shotgun sequence genomic DNA:
- the sema6d gene encoding semaphorin-6D isoform X2, protein MGHRAALLGELLRLLLLLTASRTLLAVSFPEDIAPLDVVDAHFSRRYPVFRGRPSGNESQHRLDFQLMTKIQDTLFIAGRDQVYLVSLRESYRNEIIPYRKLTWRSGQADKEMCAVKGKHRDECHNFIKVLVPRNDDLVFICGTNGFNPMCRYYRLDNLELDGEEINGLARCPFDSKQTNVALFAEGKLYSATVADFQASDSVIYRSMGDGSALRTIKYDSKWLKEPHFLHAAEYGNYVYFFYREIAVEHSNLGKVVYSRVARICKNDIGGSQRVLEKHWTSFVKARLNCSVPGDSFFYFDVLQSITDIININGVPSVVGVFTTQMNSIPGSAVCAFSMADIEKVFRGRFKEQKTADSIWTPFPEEKLPKPRPGCCAGYGPAASFKSSIEFPDETLQFIKSHPLMDTAVPSMEDEPWYTKTRVRYRLTALAVDNEAGPHKNYTVVFIGSESGVVLKVLAKTSSMSLNDSLLLEEIDVFNKAKCLSNHDDDKRVLSLHVDKDAHSLYVAFSSCVIRIPLSRCERHSSCHKSCIALRDPYCGWRPQGACERIQPGLLTGYEQDIELGNTGHLGDCQDMAFSSAPVTVPPSGPIPPPVLIPTQSPSSGPVPELYGSGFVLQDDPATSHSLDSLPGGQEGVWDIQASETSQMVHMNILITCVFGAFLMGALLAGLIVFCNRESFMRKQRRVHKDAESAPSCSDSPGSFVKLNGLFDSPVKEYQTNVDSPKLYTNLLSKDLKTPNGDTKTMILRDGCPPPELAALPTPESTPVLQQKGLQPIKNQWERDHRKISGHRKESNSTAKSPQFLLPSPGPPKSNPHHPHLALGHSHIPSAVVLPNATHDHPYLDNGDDTLPHPSDKKLKNPETKGSRKDQKRSVDARNTLNDLLKHLNDSVANPKAILHEGSGPRSRQHLTLEPMEELTELPPRVPSREASLYSPSSSLPRHSPTKRVDVPLCTSPTTPTGSLSMGGTLERPRGGYQLQRSASHRHSLSTSTNGVTMGVSVSRQHSMNRGAYMPPTPPSRLDSHVGMMGAGMHSPNPPSLSRQSSYSGHGSLPRTGLKRTPSLKPDVPPKPNGFAPQTPQMRMVNKYSY, encoded by the exons ATGGGCCACAGAGCTGCACTTCTCGGTGagctgctgcggctgctgctgctgctaacaGCTTCACGCACTCTCCTCGCAGTCAGCTTCCCCGAGGACATTGCACCCCTGGATGTCGTTGACGCACACT TTTCACGGAGGTACCCCGTGTTCAGAGGCAGGCCCTCTGGTAACGAGTCGCAGCATCGCCTTGACTTTCAGCTGATGACCAAGATACAAGACACGCTCTTCATCGCTGGCAG AGATCAGGTATACCTTGTAAGTTTGAGAGAATCCTACAGGAATGAGATCATCCCTTACCGG AAGCTGACATGGCGGTCGGGCCAGGCAGACAAAGAGATGTGTGCCGTCAAGGGAAAACACAGA GATGAGTGCCATAACTTCATCAAAGTGCTGGTTCCCAGAAATGACGATCTGGTCTTCATCTGTGGCACCAATGGCTTTAACCCCATGTGCAGATACTACAGG CTGGATAACCTGGAGTTGGATGGTGAAGAGATCAATGGGCTGGCACGGTGCCCATTTGACTCCAAGCAAACCAACGTTGCCCTTTTTGCAG AGGGGAAACTGTATTCCGCCACGGTGGCTGACTTTCAGGCTAGCGATTCTGTCATTTACCGAAGTATGGGAGATGGATCCGCCTTGAGGACCATCAAATACGACTCCAAGTGGCTTAAAG AACCTCATTTCCTGCACGCAGCCGAGTATGGGAATTATGTGTACTTTTTCTACCGAGAGATTGCAGTGGAGCACAGCAATCTGGGCAAG GTGGTCTACTCTCGCGTCGCCCGGATCTGCAAAAACGACATTGGCGGGTCGCAACGCGTTCTCGAGAAACATTGGACATCTTTTGTTAAGGCGAGACTGAACTGCTCCGTGCCGGGGGATtccttcttctactttgacGTGCTTCAGTCCATTACTGACATCATCAACATCAACGGCGTCCCGTCTGTGGTGGGCGTGTTCACCACTCAGATGAACAG TATTCCAGGGTCAGCCGTGTGTGCTTTTTCTATGGCCGACATCGAGAAAGTCTTCCGTGGTCGATTTAAAGAGCAAAAGACCGCCGACTCCATATGGACGCCGTTCCCAGAGGAGAAACTTCCTAAACCTCG ACCCGGGTGCTGCGCAGGTTACGGTCCAGCTGCATCCTTTAAGAGCTCCATCGAGTTCCCGGATGAAACCCTACAGTTCATCAAGTCACACCCTCTAATGGACACGGCTGTGCCTTCGATGGAGGACGAGCCCTGGTACACAAAGACGCGTGTCAG GTACAGGCTGACTGCGCTGGCAGTGGACAACGAAGCGGGCCCGCACAAGAACTACACAGTGGTTTTCATCGGTTCAGAGTCAGGAGTCGTGCTCAAGGTTTTGGCAAAGACCTCGTCCATGTCCCTGAATGACAGTCTGCTTCTGGAGGAGATAGACGTCTTTAACAAGGCCAA GTGCTTGTCTAATCACGACGATGATAAGCGTGTCCTATCACTGCACGTGGACAAAGACGCACATAGCCTGTACGTCGCCTTTTCAAGTTGCGTCATTCGAATTCCGCTGAGTCGCTGCGAAAGGCATTCTTCCTGCCACAA GTCTTGCATTGCATTACGTGATCCCTATTGTGGATGGAGGCCTCAAGGAGCCTGCGAAAGGATACAGCCCGGTCTTTT GACGGGCTATGAGCAGGATATTGAATTAGGAAACACTGGCCACTTGGGAGACTGTCAGG ACATGGCGTTTTCATCAGCACCAGTCACTGTCCCGCCCAGTGGGCCCATACCTCCCCCAGTACTCATTCCCACTCAGAGCCCCAGTTCTGGGCCCGTTCCAGAGCTCTACGGCTCGGGTTTTGTGCTGCAGGATGACCCGGCCACCTCTCATTCTTTAGACTCTCTCCCAGGGGGGCAAGAGG gTGTGTGGGATATCCAAGCAAGTGAAACCAGCCAGATGGTCCACATGAACATCCTGATCACCTGCGTGTTTGGTGCTTTTCTCATGGGCGCTCTACTAGCTGGCCTGATTGTCTTTTGCAATCGGGAATCATTCATGCGAAAACAACGGCGTGTCCACAAGGATGCGGAATCGGCTCCATCCTGCTCGGACTCCCCTGGAAGTTTCGTCAAGCTCAATGGCCTCTTCGACAGTCCTGTAAAG GAGTACCAGACCAATGTGGATTCTCCTAAGCTGTACACCAACTTGCTGAGTAAAGACCTGAAAACGCCCAACGGCGACACCAAGACCATGATCCTGCGGGACGGTTGTCCGCCTCCTGAATTGGCCGCTCTGCCAACACCCGAGTCTACCCCTGTTCTTCAGCAGAAAGGCTTGCAGCCCATTAAAAACCAGTGGGAGAGGGATCACAGGAAGATCAGCGGCCACCGCAAAGAATCCAACTCGACGGCAAAGAGTCCCCAATTTCTCCTTCCTTCACCCGGTCCCCCCAAATCCAACCCCCACCACCCCCACCTGGCCCTGGGACATTCTCACATCCCGAGTGCAGTCGTCCTGCCCAATGCCACACATGACCATCCGTACCTTGACAATGGAGATGACACTCTGCCACATCCTTCTGATAAGAAGCTGAAGAATCCGGAAACGAAAGGAAGTAGGAAAGACCAGAAGCGGTCAGTGGACGCGAGAAATACACTAAACGACCTTCTAAAACATCTCAATGACTCCGTGGCCAACCCTAAGGCCATTCTTCATGAGGGATCGGGGCCACGCTCTCGACAACACCTCACACTGGAACCCATGGAGGAACTAACGGAACTACCTCCTAGGGTGCCAAGTCGCGAGGCCTCTTTGTACTCTCCTTCCTCCTCCCTGCCCAGGCACAGCCCCACCAAGAGGGTGGACGTCCCTTTGTGCACCAGTCCCACCACACCAACGGGCAGCCTAAGCATGGGTGGAACCTTGGAGAGGCCAAGAGGGGGCTATCAGCTCCAAAGGAGTGCTTCTCACAGGCACTCCCTGTCCACCTCAACCAATGGGGTGACTATGGGGGTATCTGTGTCTCGCCAGCACAGTATGAACAGAGGGGCATACATGCCTCCAACGCCCCCCTCCAGACTAGATTCCCATGTTGGAATGATGGGGGCTGGAATGCACTCGCCCAACCCTCCCTCTTTATCCCGGCAAAGCAGCTACAGTGGGCATGGCTCACTTCCTCGTACAGGACTTAAAAGGACCCCATCGCTAAAGCCAGATGTGCCCCCGAAACCTAATGGCTTTGCGCCACAGACTCCACAGATGCGAATGGTCAATAAGTACAGCTATTAG